The Metabacillus sediminilitoris genome window below encodes:
- a CDS encoding TrmB family transcriptional regulator — protein MKENILGTLKNLNFTEYEAKAYLALLEESPLTGYAAAKNSGVPRSKIYEVLDSLAMRGDILVSPGNTPQYTPVPAKELIKNRRKKAEENFEQAEHLFENFERSSNDRENIWNITGRSEILEKVKACICSAKKRILLEIWKEDFSELEFELRNAANRGVIVTIIAYGEIVSDCANVYLHDMSREITEEYEGRWLVFSGDDSEVVAGIVSLGKDSRAAWTMHIGLVMPITEVMIHDLYLLEIMEKHRDILEESFGENLIHLRHKFSIHPDFKKHYVK, from the coding sequence ATGAAAGAAAACATTTTAGGAACATTAAAAAATCTTAATTTTACCGAATATGAAGCGAAAGCATATCTTGCATTATTGGAAGAATCGCCATTAACAGGCTATGCAGCCGCAAAAAATTCCGGTGTACCACGTTCAAAAATATATGAAGTTTTGGATAGTCTCGCCATGCGCGGAGATATTTTGGTTAGTCCAGGAAACACACCACAATATACTCCTGTTCCTGCAAAGGAACTCATTAAAAATCGCCGAAAAAAAGCAGAAGAGAATTTTGAACAGGCAGAACATCTTTTTGAGAATTTCGAACGTTCTTCAAATGACCGTGAAAATATCTGGAATATTACAGGGCGCAGTGAAATACTCGAAAAGGTGAAAGCTTGTATTTGCTCTGCAAAAAAAAGAATTCTCTTAGAAATTTGGAAAGAGGATTTCAGTGAATTGGAATTTGAACTAAGAAATGCAGCAAATAGAGGTGTCATTGTCACGATTATTGCTTATGGGGAAATTGTCTCTGATTGTGCTAATGTTTACCTCCATGATATGAGTCGTGAAATTACAGAAGAATATGAGGGCCGATGGCTTGTATTTAGTGGAGATGATTCAGAAGTAGTAGCAGGGATTGTCTCGTTGGGGAAAGATAGTCGCGCAGCATGGACAATGCATATAGGGTTAGTCATGCCTATTACAGAGGTCATGATTCATGATTTGTATCTGTTGGAAATTATGGAGAAACATAGAGATATTTTGGAAGAAAGTTTTGGGGAAAACCTCATCCATTTACGTCACAAATTTTCTATTCATCCGGATTTTAAAAAACATTACGTGAAATAG
- a CDS encoding TRAP transporter substrate-binding protein yields MRKLKLVFAALMATVLILSGCSAGQQAGTVGADGEKVVIRMANLVSADNFLNIGYEKFKEVAEKESNGQIEVQIYSNGTLTASEDMEYEMLQTGVLDVVTNAAFVVASNSQGPSYNIFDVPFLFSSEEDMYKLTDGEYGRILKSDLEENSNAYYLGAFSIGTFAIANNKKEVREPSDLEGLKIRSTTTPLQSGTISAMGANPTPISYGEIFTSLQQGTIDGVQTTTPLIYGDKFYEAANHLTLTKHFPLPHILMVNKDFYDGLTDDLKAVVDKAAEEQIKYARKLAVEAEKDALKGMKEAGVKIVELTPEELELYKQAVQPAIDKNIDKVGKENYEMAQKILGKQ; encoded by the coding sequence GTGAGAAAATTAAAATTAGTTTTCGCAGCGTTAATGGCAACTGTATTGATTCTTTCAGGATGTAGTGCTGGGCAGCAAGCTGGAACAGTCGGTGCTGACGGTGAAAAAGTTGTGATAAGAATGGCAAATTTGGTATCAGCTGACAACTTTTTAAATATTGGCTATGAAAAGTTCAAAGAAGTTGCTGAGAAAGAAAGTAACGGACAAATTGAAGTTCAAATTTATAGCAATGGAACATTGACAGCTTCTGAGGATATGGAATATGAAATGCTCCAGACTGGTGTATTAGACGTTGTAACCAATGCTGCTTTCGTTGTGGCAAGTAATTCACAGGGACCTTCTTATAATATTTTTGACGTACCGTTCCTATTTTCTAGTGAAGAAGACATGTATAAATTAACAGATGGTGAATATGGACGAATATTAAAAAGCGATCTTGAAGAAAATTCAAATGCCTATTATTTAGGGGCTTTTAGTATCGGTACATTTGCTATCGCTAATAACAAAAAAGAGGTAAGAGAACCATCTGATTTAGAAGGCTTAAAAATTAGAAGTACAACAACACCACTTCAATCAGGGACTATTTCTGCAATGGGCGCAAATCCTACACCAATATCATACGGAGAAATCTTTACTTCTCTGCAACAAGGTACGATTGATGGTGTCCAAACAACAACACCATTAATTTATGGTGATAAGTTTTATGAAGCAGCGAATCATCTAACACTTACAAAACATTTTCCATTACCTCATATCTTGATGGTGAATAAAGATTTTTATGATGGCTTAACGGATGATTTAAAAGCGGTAGTAGATAAAGCAGCCGAGGAACAAATCAAATATGCCAGAAAATTAGCGGTTGAAGCCGAGAAGGATGCATTAAAAGGTATGAAGGAAGCGGGAGTTAAAATCGTTGAGTTAACACCAGAAGAATTAGAATTATACAAACAAGCTGTTCAGCCGGCTATTGATAAGAATATTGATAAAGTAGGCAAAGAAAACTATGAAATGGCTCAAAAAATACTAGGAAAACAGTAA
- the dcuS gene encoding DcuS/MalK family sensor histidine kinase: MKKGKWSLQATITIFVCAVVALSLLITDLLISQTVAESIEDTQSEKAGNTARMMAHSPVVIEGLSGKGDDRDIQNFANEIQSVTNVEFVVVMDMEGIRKSHPDPNKVGKRFVGGDEEVVLKGKEHVSISEGTLGVSLRSFTPVFDSDGKQIGAVAVGISLDKVNEAVKRSRGDIYIGTLLGILTGIVGAVVLARYIKKILFGLEPFAISKLLEERSAMLQSVREGIIAVDQDAKITLVNKTALGLLQKAGLDENPVGKKIDAYMVTSKLSRVLETGQVQLDEEQNLNGVMLLANRVPVLVDNKIVGAVATFRDKTEISQLAEQLTGVRLYAEALRAQSHEFMNKLHVILGMVHMRYYDKLAAYISEISDNSKNEIGFIARKIKDPVLAGFLIGKLSFAREAGAKLMFSSEFQLPEPEDTSVTHELITIIGNLIDNALEAVQKSPIKQIEVEFDFGDEILTVEVKDTGIGMDKQIQNHILQKGFSTKGENRGYGLYLVNESLQKLGGDLDISSKIGQGTTFVVYIPYKSKGDTK, encoded by the coding sequence ATGAAAAAGGGAAAATGGAGTTTACAGGCGACCATTACCATTTTTGTGTGTGCAGTTGTAGCTCTTTCACTGTTAATAACCGATTTACTAATTAGTCAAACCGTTGCTGAGAGCATTGAAGACACCCAGTCTGAAAAAGCAGGAAATACAGCGCGAATGATGGCGCATTCACCAGTTGTAATCGAAGGGTTGAGCGGGAAGGGAGACGATAGAGATATTCAAAATTTTGCCAATGAGATCCAATCGGTCACAAATGTCGAATTTGTTGTTGTGATGGATATGGAGGGAATCCGTAAATCCCACCCCGATCCGAATAAGGTAGGAAAGCGTTTTGTTGGGGGAGATGAAGAAGTGGTTTTAAAAGGAAAAGAGCATGTTTCTATTTCAGAAGGTACATTAGGCGTTTCTTTACGCTCCTTCACACCAGTATTCGATTCAGACGGAAAGCAGATCGGAGCAGTAGCGGTGGGGATTTCACTAGATAAGGTCAATGAGGCTGTTAAGAGAAGCCGCGGGGATATTTATATCGGAACACTTTTGGGCATTTTAACAGGAATTGTCGGAGCAGTCGTTTTAGCACGATATATTAAGAAAATTTTATTTGGTCTTGAACCGTTTGCGATTTCAAAACTGCTCGAGGAACGAAGTGCCATGTTACAATCAGTACGCGAAGGAATTATTGCTGTCGATCAGGATGCAAAGATAACGCTTGTTAATAAGACAGCTTTAGGGCTTTTGCAGAAAGCAGGCTTAGACGAAAATCCAGTCGGAAAAAAGATTGATGCCTATATGGTCACTTCAAAATTAAGTAGAGTATTAGAAACAGGCCAAGTCCAGTTGGATGAAGAACAAAACTTAAATGGCGTTATGTTGCTGGCCAATCGTGTTCCAGTGCTTGTTGACAACAAAATTGTCGGCGCTGTAGCAACTTTTCGAGATAAAACGGAAATTAGTCAACTAGCTGAACAGTTAACTGGTGTTCGGTTATATGCCGAAGCGCTCAGGGCACAGTCACATGAATTTATGAACAAGCTTCATGTTATTCTTGGTATGGTGCATATGCGTTATTATGATAAGCTGGCTGCTTATATTAGTGAAATCTCCGACAACAGTAAAAACGAAATCGGTTTTATTGCGAGAAAAATCAAAGACCCTGTACTAGCTGGTTTTTTAATTGGTAAGCTAAGTTTTGCAAGGGAAGCTGGTGCGAAACTTATGTTTTCATCAGAGTTTCAATTACCTGAACCAGAGGATACAAGTGTTACTCATGAGTTAATAACGATTATTGGAAATCTCATTGATAATGCACTCGAAGCAGTTCAAAAGAGCCCGATCAAACAAATTGAAGTAGAGTTTGACTTCGGAGATGAGATCTTGACAGTCGAGGTAAAGGATACAGGTATAGGAATGGACAAGCAGATACAAAATCATATCCTTCAAAAAGGATTTTCTACAAAGGGAGAGAACAGGGGATATGGACTCTATTTAGTCAATGAGAGCCTGCAAAAACTAGGTGGAGATCTTGATATTTCTTCAAAAATAGGCCAAGGAACAACATTTGTTGTTTACATTCCATATAAGAGTAAAGGTGATACAAAATGA
- a CDS encoding 2-hydroxycarboxylate transporter family protein yields the protein MEPVKKLETLPYVGVTEEKKSFLSKFNQLKVGVIPLPLYLVLAAVIYAASVYNQLPPDMIGGFAVIMVMGILLGDLGMKIPILKDIGGPAILALLVPSMLVFFNLINPAAMEAVTTLMKTSNFLYLYIACLVAGSILGMNRSVLIQGFSRMFIPLILGTLASVVAGVSVGALFGYDMKHTFFYIVVPIIGGGIGEGILPLSLAYSQILGESAESFVSQMIPAAVIGNIVAIICAGLMKNLGERKPALTGNGVLVKTKGGDGIKEETSIKKPIDFSLMGAGLLIACSFFIFGALAHKFLGIPGPVLMIVAATLVKCLQLMPAKMEQGAYHMYKFVSTSLTWPLMVGLGILYIPLEDVVKIVTPAYVVICTAVVVAMVGTGYIVGKFMKMYPVDAAIVTGCHSGLGGTGDVAILSASNRMSLMPFAQVATRLGGASTVILATILMKLLS from the coding sequence ATGGAACCAGTGAAAAAGTTGGAAACGCTTCCCTATGTGGGGGTAACGGAAGAGAAAAAAAGCTTTTTATCTAAGTTCAATCAACTGAAAGTAGGGGTCATACCTTTACCACTTTATTTAGTACTAGCAGCGGTTATTTATGCTGCATCAGTCTATAATCAGCTGCCGCCAGACATGATCGGAGGATTTGCGGTAATCATGGTGATGGGTATTTTACTTGGGGACCTTGGCATGAAAATCCCTATTTTAAAAGACATTGGAGGACCTGCTATTTTAGCCCTGTTAGTCCCATCTATGCTCGTATTTTTTAATTTGATAAACCCCGCTGCAATGGAAGCGGTGACAACATTAATGAAAACGTCTAACTTTCTTTATTTGTACATTGCGTGTTTAGTTGCTGGAAGTATTCTTGGAATGAACCGCAGTGTATTAATCCAAGGATTTTCAAGAATGTTCATTCCGCTTATTCTCGGTACTCTTGCCTCTGTTGTCGCAGGTGTCTCAGTAGGAGCCCTTTTTGGATATGACATGAAGCACACATTCTTTTATATCGTTGTTCCGATTATTGGCGGAGGTATTGGTGAAGGGATTTTACCGTTATCACTAGCATACTCTCAAATTTTAGGTGAGTCTGCAGAATCATTCGTATCACAAATGATACCAGCAGCAGTTATCGGAAATATCGTTGCGATCATTTGTGCAGGATTAATGAAAAACTTAGGTGAAAGAAAACCGGCCCTTACAGGAAACGGTGTATTAGTCAAAACAAAAGGCGGAGACGGAATAAAAGAAGAAACAAGTATCAAAAAGCCGATCGACTTTTCTCTAATGGGAGCTGGATTACTGATTGCCTGCAGTTTCTTCATTTTCGGTGCACTTGCCCATAAATTTCTAGGAATTCCAGGACCAGTCCTAATGATTGTGGCTGCCACTTTGGTTAAGTGCCTTCAACTAATGCCTGCGAAAATGGAGCAGGGAGCTTATCATATGTATAAATTTGTGTCTACAAGCTTAACATGGCCGCTCATGGTCGGTTTAGGAATCCTTTATATTCCTTTAGAAGATGTAGTAAAAATCGTCACGCCAGCTTATGTAGTGATTTGTACGGCTGTCGTAGTCGCAATGGTAGGTACAGGTTATATTGTCGGAAAATTCATGAAAATGTACCCGGTAGATGCCGCGATTGTAACAGGCTGCCACAGCGGGTTAGGCGGTACAGGAGATGTCGCGATTTTGTCCGCTTCCAACCGTATGTCATTAATGCCATTTGCCCAAGTAGCGACAAGACTCGGGGGTGCTTCTACGGTTATTTTAGCAACAATCTTAATGAAGTTATTAAGTTAA
- a CDS encoding SDR family NAD(P)-dependent oxidoreductase — MEDLHGKRAIVTGAAQGLGLAMAQGLCEYGIKVCILDISPNLQQVVEDLRKKDFQVVGLHADLSDQAQINYVFKKAVDLLDGDLDILVNNAGIHKPMPAVDLPVEDFQRILGVNVTAVFQLCRLAAQEMKKRGKGKIINIASVLATQGGFNASAYSTSKGAVAQLTKSLSNEWARDGINVNAIAPGYYNTELNRFIIEDKERFASLVSRIPAGRFGNPEELAGTVQFLASNKSDYINGVMIPVDGGFLGR; from the coding sequence ATGGAAGATTTACATGGTAAAAGGGCAATTGTAACTGGTGCAGCACAAGGATTAGGTTTAGCAATGGCTCAAGGACTTTGTGAATATGGTATAAAGGTTTGTATTTTAGATATTTCTCCAAATTTGCAACAAGTAGTAGAAGATTTAAGAAAAAAAGATTTTCAAGTTGTAGGTCTACATGCCGATTTATCTGATCAAGCGCAGATCAATTATGTGTTTAAAAAAGCTGTTGATTTGTTAGACGGTGATTTAGATATTTTGGTTAATAATGCCGGAATCCATAAACCAATGCCAGCTGTTGATTTGCCAGTTGAGGATTTTCAGAGAATATTAGGTGTAAATGTAACAGCTGTCTTCCAGTTATGTAGACTTGCAGCTCAGGAAATGAAAAAAAGAGGAAAAGGAAAAATTATCAATATTGCATCAGTCCTTGCTACACAAGGGGGATTTAATGCATCTGCTTATTCCACTAGCAAAGGGGCTGTTGCACAATTAACGAAATCCTTATCAAACGAATGGGCAAGAGATGGGATTAATGTAAATGCAATAGCTCCAGGTTATTACAATACAGAACTAAATCGTTTCATTATTGAAGATAAAGAAAGATTTGCATCATTGGTAAGTCGTATCCCTGCTGGCCGTTTTGGTAATCCAGAAGAACTTGCAGGAACGGTGCAATTCCTTGCTTCGAATAAATCAGATTATATTAATGGAGTTATGATTCCAGTTGATGGCGGTTTTCTAGGTAGATAA
- a CDS encoding NAD(P)-dependent malic enzyme, protein MSTLREEAIKMHKENQGKLGVHSKVPVRDAKDLSLAYSPGVAEPCLDIYHDESKAYEYTMKGNLVAVVSDGTAVLGLGNIGPKAAMPVMEGKALLFKAFADVDAFPICLDTTDPDKIVETVKLLEPTFGGVNLEDIAAPQCFDIEDRLRKACNIPIFHDDQHGTAIVTAAGLLNALKLANKSIADIRVVVNGAGSAGVAIVKLLLHMGVKDIILCDTKGIIHEGRLEGMNPFKEEMALITNRDQKHGRLEDALIGADVFVGVSVAGAVTKEMVRSMNQDPIIFAMANPVPEIMPDEAKEAGALVIGTGRSDFPNQVNNVLAFPGIFRGALDVQAKEINEEMKLAAVHAIAGLISEEDLHADYVIPDPFDRRVAAYVAATVAYAAMETDVAQKNVNVEDIKQRLLTLAVEQQQAVFV, encoded by the coding sequence ATGTCAACATTACGTGAAGAAGCAATAAAAATGCACAAGGAAAATCAGGGGAAATTAGGTGTTCATTCAAAAGTTCCTGTCCGCGATGCAAAAGATTTAAGTCTTGCATATTCCCCTGGTGTAGCGGAACCATGCTTGGACATTTATCACGATGAAAGCAAAGCGTATGAGTATACGATGAAGGGGAATTTGGTTGCGGTTGTCTCAGACGGAACAGCTGTACTTGGTCTTGGCAATATCGGACCGAAAGCGGCTATGCCTGTCATGGAAGGGAAAGCGTTGTTATTCAAAGCATTTGCTGATGTGGATGCGTTCCCTATTTGTCTAGATACAACGGACCCGGATAAAATAGTAGAAACGGTCAAATTGTTAGAGCCGACGTTTGGTGGAGTGAACTTAGAAGACATTGCCGCACCACAATGCTTTGACATTGAAGATCGCTTACGTAAAGCTTGTAACATCCCGATTTTCCACGATGACCAGCATGGCACAGCGATTGTAACGGCTGCGGGGTTACTCAACGCTTTAAAATTAGCAAACAAAAGCATTGCAGATATCCGTGTTGTCGTAAACGGAGCGGGGTCTGCAGGAGTGGCGATTGTGAAGCTCCTTCTTCATATGGGTGTAAAAGATATCATTTTATGTGATACGAAAGGCATCATTCATGAAGGTCGCTTAGAAGGAATGAATCCATTTAAAGAGGAAATGGCCCTTATAACCAATAGAGACCAAAAACATGGCCGTTTAGAAGATGCACTTATCGGAGCTGATGTTTTTGTAGGAGTATCAGTCGCAGGTGCTGTCACAAAAGAAATGGTTCGTTCGATGAATCAAGATCCAATCATTTTCGCGATGGCCAATCCGGTCCCAGAAATAATGCCAGATGAAGCAAAAGAAGCGGGGGCACTTGTCATAGGAACCGGGCGTTCAGATTTTCCGAACCAAGTTAATAACGTTCTGGCATTTCCTGGTATTTTCCGTGGAGCTTTAGATGTTCAAGCAAAAGAAATTAATGAAGAAATGAAACTGGCAGCTGTTCATGCGATCGCAGGACTAATTTCAGAGGAAGACCTACATGCCGATTATGTCATTCCAGATCCATTTGACCGCAGAGTTGCTGCATATGTAGCAGCAACTGTTGCGTACGCTGCAATGGAAACAGACGTTGCGCAAAAAAATGTAAATGTAGAAGATATCAAACAACGTCTATTAACCCTAGCAGTAGAACAACAACAAGCTGTTTTTGTATAA
- a CDS encoding DUF523 domain-containing protein, protein MILVSSCLAGLEVRYNGTHSLDNKISKLVRENKAVTICPELLGGFSTPREPAEIIGGDGDDVLDGKAKVVEKSGNDVTELYIKGAYAALEKAEKLNATIVVLKENSPSCGSSMIYNGEFKEKKIAGNGVTSALFRRHGLQVLSEEEFK, encoded by the coding sequence ATGATATTAGTCAGTTCCTGTTTAGCTGGGTTAGAAGTAAGGTATAACGGTACACATAGCTTAGATAATAAAATAAGTAAATTAGTTAGAGAGAATAAAGCCGTTACGATCTGTCCTGAATTGCTAGGTGGTTTTTCAACACCAAGGGAGCCTGCTGAAATAATAGGTGGTGACGGTGATGATGTACTGGATGGAAAGGCTAAAGTGGTGGAAAAGTCTGGTAATGATGTAACAGAACTTTACATAAAGGGAGCATATGCTGCATTAGAAAAAGCTGAAAAACTAAATGCAACAATAGTTGTTCTTAAGGAAAATAGCCCATCATGCGGCAGTTCAATGATTTACAATGGTGAGTTTAAGGAGAAGAAAATAGCTGGAAATGGAGTTACTTCTGCTTTATTTAGAAGGCATGGATTGCAAGTGCTATCAGAGGAAGAATTTAAGTGA
- a CDS encoding homoserine/threonine efflux transporter, with the protein MDSLLTYISIAAMMVIIPGADTMLLIKNTLSYGTKAGRYTVLGMATGLSFWTLIAILGLSVVIAKSVILFSTIKYLGAAYLIYLGIKSFFTKSVFSLEEIHAHANTPTSISNRHNKDSFMQAFLSNTLNPKTVLVYITIMPQFINLNENVNQQLIVLAFILTLLAVGWFLLLVYLIDYAKKWLKNSKFQRAFQKSTGLILVGFGIKTGI; encoded by the coding sequence ATGGATAGTCTACTAACATACATATCAATCGCTGCAATGATGGTTATAATACCAGGAGCAGATACTATGCTGCTTATCAAAAACACACTTAGCTATGGTACAAAGGCTGGTCGTTATACGGTTCTCGGGATGGCAACGGGACTTTCTTTTTGGACACTTATTGCGATTCTTGGCTTATCCGTTGTCATTGCAAAGTCTGTTATTCTTTTCAGTACAATCAAATACTTGGGAGCCGCATACTTAATTTATTTAGGTATAAAAAGCTTTTTTACTAAAAGCGTGTTTTCATTAGAGGAAATTCATGCTCATGCTAACACACCTACATCTATTTCAAATAGGCATAATAAAGATTCCTTTATGCAAGCTTTTCTTAGTAACACTCTAAATCCAAAGACTGTTTTGGTTTATATAACAATCATGCCTCAATTTATTAATTTGAACGAAAATGTCAATCAGCAATTGATTGTATTAGCATTCATTCTTACTTTACTCGCTGTAGGTTGGTTTCTTCTCCTTGTTTATCTAATAGATTATGCAAAAAAATGGTTGAAGAACTCAAAATTCCAAAGGGCCTTCCAAAAATCAACTGGCTTAATTTTAGTAGGCTTTGGTATTAAAACAGGAATTTAA
- a CDS encoding VOC family protein has product MSKGKVVGFIHSGITVKSLENALDFYVNILGFELLSTQVAKSDYIFDIVEIPGLQEIKIAFVQIPGGHVIEILEYVGIDTYSGSARSCDYGTGHICLRVENLDAMFEELTAKGIKFKSKKVANITAGANKGSKAVYMLDPDGYIIELMEKSKTKI; this is encoded by the coding sequence ATGAGCAAGGGGAAAGTAGTTGGGTTTATTCATAGTGGCATAACCGTTAAAAGTTTAGAAAATGCACTTGATTTTTATGTAAACATATTAGGTTTTGAGCTATTATCAACCCAAGTTGCTAAGAGCGACTATATTTTTGATATTGTAGAGATTCCTGGATTACAAGAGATTAAAATAGCTTTTGTTCAAATTCCTGGCGGTCATGTAATTGAAATACTAGAATATGTAGGCATTGATACATATTCAGGAAGTGCACGATCTTGTGATTATGGAACAGGGCATATCTGTTTAAGGGTTGAAAATTTAGATGCTATGTTTGAAGAATTAACAGCGAAAGGAATTAAATTTAAATCTAAAAAAGTAGCCAATATTACAGCTGGTGCAAATAAAGGATCAAAGGCTGTTTATATGCTTGATCCTGATGGCTATATTATTGAATTAATGGAAAAAAGTAAAACAAAAATTTAA
- a CDS encoding YolD-like family protein, whose product MFLKELSKKSCITITYYQNGLLQTCKGHVYNLDLQLQTLFVKNDQKKSCTIRLADIKEIH is encoded by the coding sequence ATGTTCTTAAAAGAATTAAGCAAAAAAAGCTGCATTACGATCACTTATTATCAAAACGGATTGCTGCAAACATGCAAGGGACATGTGTATAATCTTGATTTACAGCTACAAACCCTTTTTGTGAAAAATGACCAGAAAAAGTCATGTACAATTAGGTTAGCTGATATTAAGGAAATTCATTAA
- a CDS encoding response regulator, producing MIRVMIVEDDPMVAEFNKRYLEQIGGFELATVCFTVEQAMDELENQSVDLLLLDIFMPGKHGLDLLSYIRESEKKVDVIVISAASDIERIQKALRLGAVDYLIKPFEFERFSTALAAYQEKTAFIQNQHVLNQEDLDQQILRKEEKRLPEELPKGLTIDTLKIIWTVILDIKTAPFSTEDIVSRTGISRVSVRKYLKFLKDIGVLDVKVIYGTIGRPVYQHEFNETKSNVIKQYL from the coding sequence ATGATTCGTGTGATGATTGTTGAAGATGATCCAATGGTTGCTGAATTTAATAAGCGTTATTTGGAACAGATCGGGGGCTTTGAGCTAGCGACTGTCTGTTTTACAGTGGAGCAGGCAATGGATGAATTAGAAAATCAGAGCGTCGATTTATTACTATTGGATATTTTTATGCCAGGAAAACATGGACTTGATTTGCTTTCATATATTCGGGAGAGTGAAAAAAAGGTTGACGTTATCGTAATCTCAGCTGCTTCTGATATTGAAAGAATTCAAAAGGCATTAAGGCTAGGGGCGGTCGATTATTTAATTAAGCCTTTTGAGTTTGAACGTTTTAGTACGGCATTAGCCGCTTATCAGGAAAAGACAGCTTTTATACAAAATCAGCATGTTCTCAATCAAGAGGATTTGGATCAACAGATTTTGCGTAAGGAAGAAAAACGTCTCCCTGAAGAATTGCCTAAAGGACTGACGATCGATACATTAAAGATCATATGGACTGTGATCTTAGACATCAAAACAGCCCCGTTTTCTACAGAAGACATCGTAAGTCGGACAGGTATTTCAAGGGTATCGGTTCGGAAATACTTGAAATTCCTAAAAGATATCGGTGTTCTTGACGTAAAAGTCATCTATGGAACGATCGGCAGGCCGGTTTACCAACATGAATTTAATGAAACGAAAAGCAATGTGATTAAACAATATTTGTAA
- a CDS encoding SET domain-containing protein, with translation MIEVKTSPLSDGEFNRGVFATCDIAKGELIHKAPVIPYPNDQHKHIEKTLLGDYVFEYGINHTAILLGYGMLFNHSYEPNATYDINFDNHTFDYYAYKNIKAGEEILINYNGDVDDKDPLWFNKD, from the coding sequence ATGATTGAGGTAAAAACCTCTCCACTAAGTGATGGAGAATTCAATAGAGGGGTATTCGCAACATGCGATATAGCAAAAGGGGAACTTATACATAAAGCACCTGTTATTCCTTATCCTAACGACCAACATAAACACATTGAGAAAACATTACTCGGTGATTACGTTTTTGAGTATGGGATAAACCATACAGCGATTCTTCTTGGTTATGGAATGCTGTTTAACCATTCGTATGAACCTAATGCAACGTATGATATTAATTTTGATAATCACACATTTGATTACTATGCTTATAAAAATATAAAAGCAGGAGAAGAAATTCTAATCAACTATAATGGTGATGTCGATGACAAAGACCCGCTATGGTTTAATAAAGACTAA
- a CDS encoding GNAT family N-acetyltransferase, with product MSETIVPMTIDKLEPCIELYINVFNCEPWNETWTYQTTKERLTDLLHTPKFLGFLLYENDHLIGLIAGNSKKTSKGLTFYLAELCINNIIQGKGYGKKLLLCLEGELKKRDIHSLYLLTANRGPAQAFYEKNNYVMNENRIVMKKSFE from the coding sequence AATTGTACCTATGACAATTGATAAATTGGAACCATGTATCGAACTCTATATAAACGTTTTTAATTGTGAGCCGTGGAATGAAACCTGGACATATCAAACTACTAAGGAAAGACTTACTGATTTACTGCATACACCAAAATTCCTTGGGTTTTTATTATACGAAAATGACCATTTAATTGGTCTCATTGCAGGTAATAGTAAAAAAACATCTAAAGGATTAACTTTTTATTTGGCTGAACTTTGTATAAATAATATAATTCAAGGTAAAGGATATGGTAAAAAATTGCTTCTTTGTTTAGAGGGTGAACTAAAGAAAAGAGATATACATAGTCTTTACTTATTAACTGCAAATAGAGGACCTGCGCAAGCGTTTTATGAAAAAAATAACTATGTAATGAATGAGAATCGGATAGTTATGAAGAAAAGCTTTGAATGA